One window from the genome of Streptomyces cadmiisoli encodes:
- a CDS encoding GNAT family N-acetyltransferase, with protein MSTSADERYIVRSIRADEWPATKELRLTALRDPVAHLAYLETYEEAVARPDSFWQERAASAAGGSAAARQVIAEGPDGQLVGTLTVLVEEPGTTDWAGFPVERRQGHVVGVYMRPEHRGCGLTELLFDEALEWAWARGLERVRLIVHEDNGRALAFYRKVGFEPSGVTVPLDGQSGSSEREFVLERG; from the coding sequence ATGAGCACCAGTGCCGATGAGCGGTACATCGTCCGGTCGATACGTGCCGACGAGTGGCCGGCGACAAAGGAGCTGCGGCTTACCGCACTGCGGGATCCGGTCGCGCACCTTGCCTATCTGGAGACGTACGAGGAGGCCGTGGCGCGGCCGGACTCCTTCTGGCAGGAGAGGGCCGCCTCGGCGGCCGGAGGGTCGGCCGCGGCGCGGCAGGTCATCGCCGAGGGTCCCGACGGACAACTGGTCGGCACGCTCACCGTGCTCGTCGAGGAGCCGGGGACGACGGACTGGGCCGGTTTCCCCGTCGAGCGGCGGCAAGGGCATGTGGTGGGTGTGTACATGCGGCCGGAGCACCGTGGCTGCGGGCTGACCGAGTTGCTTTTCGACGAGGCCCTGGAGTGGGCGTGGGCCCGCGGGCTGGAGCGGGTGCGGCTCATCGTGCACGAGGACAACGGGCGGGCCCTGGCCTTCTACCGGAAGGTGGGGTTCGAGCCGAGCGGGGTCACCGTGCCGCTCGACGGGCAATCGGGGTCGAGCGAGCGGGAGTTCGTGCTGGAGCGAGGCTGA
- a CDS encoding type VI secretion protein: protein MRPDDQRRDGQGGIPDGLLLGVLAFLLGMTLLVWSATGLAGWFSRGAWPEAVTFARTPLAMRHLVAQPHDITGAWPATPGAQLSGYGLFWGLLIGQLLVLIVLTVFVLGTLARWKAVRARNRVARKDRGHAEHVEATAPAGEPHTTAPTTAPSPVHAAPVDPAPDPSDPDRLHEVPTPRRAANPAAELAPPPHSPQASPPVFGGEQVGGWEKILVMTAETRHSRAAQALRDAEGPAVIVTSNPALWQDTKDARAKLGPVLLYDPTHRCDTPARLHWSPSAGCEDKQTAVSRATALLAPVRPTAKIDQAVSDTAETLLRSYLHAAALDNRTIRHVHRWAQGTQIQEAVRTLRTHPKAAPGAAGELEAALTAHPERRDMAHELTARALATLFTVNVREACTPNRTDALTLDSFVDEGGTLYVVGESIEDPRTNPGAMPLLTALVSSVVERGRRMAERSSSGRLDPPLTFVLDDVAAVAPLPQLPSLLATGADHGLPTLALLRSREQARSRWPHDELPV, encoded by the coding sequence GTGAGACCGGACGACCAGCGGCGGGACGGCCAGGGCGGCATCCCCGACGGCCTGCTCCTCGGCGTACTCGCGTTCCTCCTCGGGATGACCCTGCTGGTCTGGTCGGCCACGGGCCTGGCCGGCTGGTTCTCCCGCGGCGCCTGGCCCGAGGCCGTCACCTTCGCCCGTACGCCGCTGGCCATGCGCCATCTCGTCGCCCAGCCCCACGACATCACGGGCGCCTGGCCCGCCACCCCGGGCGCACAGCTCTCCGGGTACGGGCTGTTCTGGGGTCTGCTCATCGGCCAACTGCTGGTGCTGATCGTGCTCACGGTGTTCGTACTGGGCACACTGGCGCGCTGGAAGGCGGTGCGCGCGAGGAACCGGGTCGCGCGCAAGGACCGCGGTCACGCCGAGCACGTCGAGGCCACGGCACCGGCGGGCGAACCGCACACGACCGCCCCCACGACGGCACCCTCACCGGTCCACGCGGCGCCGGTCGACCCGGCACCGGACCCCTCGGACCCGGACCGCCTGCACGAGGTCCCCACCCCGAGAAGGGCCGCGAACCCGGCCGCAGAGCTCGCACCGCCACCACACTCACCCCAGGCCTCGCCGCCCGTGTTCGGCGGCGAACAGGTGGGCGGCTGGGAGAAGATCCTCGTGATGACGGCGGAGACCCGTCACTCCAGGGCGGCCCAGGCGCTGCGCGACGCGGAGGGCCCCGCAGTCATCGTCACGTCGAACCCCGCCCTCTGGCAGGACACGAAGGACGCCCGCGCGAAACTGGGCCCGGTCCTCCTCTACGACCCCACCCACCGCTGCGACACCCCGGCCCGCCTCCACTGGTCCCCGTCGGCGGGCTGCGAGGACAAGCAGACGGCCGTGTCGAGAGCCACCGCCCTGCTCGCCCCGGTCCGGCCCACCGCGAAGATCGACCAGGCCGTCAGCGACACCGCGGAGACGCTGCTGCGCAGCTACCTGCACGCCGCCGCACTCGACAACCGCACCATCCGCCATGTCCACCGCTGGGCGCAGGGCACCCAGATCCAGGAAGCGGTACGGACGCTGCGCACGCATCCCAAGGCGGCCCCGGGCGCCGCAGGCGAACTCGAAGCGGCTCTCACCGCCCACCCCGAACGCCGCGACATGGCCCATGAGTTGACGGCCCGCGCCCTGGCCACTCTGTTCACGGTGAACGTCCGCGAGGCATGCACCCCCAACCGAACTGATGCGCTCACCTTGGATTCCTTCGTCGACGAAGGGGGCACGCTTTATGTGGTTGGTGAATCCATCGAGGACCCCAGGACGAACCCGGGTGCGATGCCGCTCCTGACGGCCCTCGTCTCCAGCGTGGTCGAGCGCGGCCGGCGCATGGCCGAACGGTCATCCTCCGGTCGCCTCGACCCACCACTGACCTTCGTCCTGGACGACGTCGCGGCCGTGGCCCCGCTCCCCCAACTGCCGTCCCTGCTGGCGACGGGAGCCGACCACGGCCTGCCCACCCTCGCCCTCCTGCGCTCCCGCGAGCAGGCCCGCTCCCGCTGGCCGCACGACGAGCTGCCGGTGTGA
- a CDS encoding ATP-binding protein — translation MRDPLTAITEAFTSFLFGKVETTRLPVRTSTGQAQAVYLPTAAPGLGDSGVIIGREVYSGKGYIYDPFQLYGQQLPAPHWLVLGESGNGKSALEKTYVLRQLRFRDRQVVVLDAQGEDGVGEWNLIAQELGITPIRLDPMAALDHGIRLNPLDPSITTTGQLALLRTIIEVALGHGLDERSGFALKVAHAYVNETIVERQPVLTDIVEQLRHPEPESAEAMNVDIDDVRAWGLDVALVLDRLVDGDLRGMFDGPTTVGIDLDAPLIVFDLSHIDRNSIAMPILMAIVGVWLEHTWIRPDRKKRIFLVEEAWHIINSPFVAQLFQRLLKFGRRLGLSFVAVVHHLSDVVDGAAAKEAAAILKMASTRTIYAQKADEARATGRVLGLPRWAVEIIPTLTPGIAVWDVNGNVQVVKHLVTETERPLVFTDRAMTESSSDLADDALLAAELEAEERAAAFMEQHLGDSESTVA, via the coding sequence ATGCGGGACCCGCTCACCGCCATCACCGAAGCCTTCACGTCCTTCCTCTTCGGCAAGGTCGAGACCACCCGCCTGCCCGTGCGCACCTCGACCGGGCAGGCGCAGGCGGTCTACCTGCCGACCGCCGCGCCCGGCCTCGGCGACTCCGGCGTCATCATCGGCCGCGAGGTCTACTCCGGGAAGGGCTACATCTACGACCCCTTCCAGCTCTACGGCCAGCAGTTGCCCGCCCCGCACTGGCTCGTCCTCGGCGAGTCCGGCAACGGCAAGTCGGCGCTGGAGAAGACGTACGTCCTGCGCCAGCTGCGCTTCCGCGACCGGCAGGTGGTCGTTCTCGACGCGCAGGGCGAGGACGGCGTGGGCGAGTGGAACCTCATCGCCCAGGAGCTGGGGATAACTCCCATCCGCCTGGACCCGATGGCCGCCCTCGACCACGGAATCCGCCTCAACCCCCTGGACCCGTCGATCACCACGACGGGACAGCTCGCGCTGCTGCGCACCATCATCGAGGTCGCGCTGGGCCACGGGCTGGACGAACGGTCCGGCTTCGCCCTGAAGGTGGCGCACGCGTACGTCAACGAGACGATCGTCGAGCGCCAGCCCGTCCTGACCGACATCGTCGAGCAGCTGCGGCACCCGGAGCCCGAGTCGGCCGAGGCGATGAACGTCGACATAGACGACGTCCGGGCGTGGGGCCTGGACGTCGCCCTGGTCCTGGACCGGCTCGTCGACGGTGACCTGCGGGGCATGTTCGACGGCCCGACCACCGTCGGCATCGACCTGGACGCCCCGCTGATCGTCTTCGACCTGTCCCACATCGACCGCAACTCCATCGCCATGCCGATCCTGATGGCGATCGTCGGCGTGTGGCTGGAGCACACCTGGATCCGCCCCGACCGGAAGAAACGCATCTTCCTGGTCGAGGAGGCCTGGCACATCATCAACAGCCCCTTCGTGGCCCAGCTGTTCCAGCGGCTGCTGAAGTTCGGCCGCCGGCTCGGCCTGTCCTTCGTGGCGGTCGTGCACCACCTGTCGGACGTCGTGGACGGAGCGGCCGCGAAGGAGGCCGCGGCCATCCTCAAGATGGCCTCGACCCGGACGATCTACGCCCAGAAGGCCGACGAGGCACGGGCCACCGGCAGGGTCCTCGGCCTGCCCCGCTGGGCCGTGGAGATCATCCCGACCCTCACCCCGGGTATCGCCGTCTGGGACGTCAACGGCAACGTCCAGGTGGTCAAACACCTGGTCACGGAGACCGAGCGCCCCTTGGTCTTCACCGACCGCGCGATGACCGAGTCCTCCAGCGACCTGGCCGACGACGCCCTGCTCGCCGCGGAGCTGGAAGCGGAGGAACGCGCGGCGGCCTTCATGGAACAGCACCTCGGCGACTCCGAGTCGACAGTGGCGTAG